One region of Arthrobacter sp. StoSoilB22 genomic DNA includes:
- the pdhA gene encoding pyruvate dehydrogenase (acetyl-transferring) E1 component subunit alpha, with protein MLTDQAGKGVHHHTPSPEHSAQIPLRTGGELLQLVSPEGERISHPEFDIWVKDIGDEHLCSLYEDMTVIRRIDAEATALQRQGELALWPPLLGQEAAQIGSSRSLRDDDFVFPSYRESGVAYVRGAHLSEIARVWRGNASYGWDPMRINLATPQIIIGSQSLHATGYAMGVQLDGANTAVLAYFGDGATSEGDVNEAMVFAASYQAPVVFFCQNNHWAISEPVRVQSHVQLADRPTGFGIPSMRVDGNDVLAVMAATRVALDRARKGGGPTFIEAVTYRMGPHTTADDPTRYRDPIELEDWAAKDPILRLRKLLEAKGLLTDDVEARVKSKADAVAAELRSSCIDMPDPEPLDVFNHVYSTPNPWIERQRDHYSRYLNSFNQPAEEGAL; from the coding sequence GTGTTGACGGATCAGGCAGGCAAGGGAGTGCACCACCACACTCCAAGCCCGGAACATAGTGCACAAATTCCCTTGAGGACTGGCGGAGAGCTGCTCCAGTTGGTGTCGCCCGAGGGCGAACGCATCAGCCATCCAGAATTCGATATCTGGGTCAAGGACATTGGCGACGAACACCTGTGCTCCTTGTACGAGGACATGACAGTCATTCGCCGTATCGACGCGGAGGCCACGGCCCTCCAGCGTCAGGGAGAGCTCGCACTGTGGCCGCCGTTGCTGGGTCAGGAAGCAGCGCAGATCGGCTCAAGCCGCTCGCTCCGGGACGATGACTTCGTTTTCCCCAGCTACCGCGAAAGCGGGGTGGCCTACGTACGTGGCGCCCACCTGTCCGAGATTGCCCGGGTATGGCGCGGAAACGCCTCCTATGGGTGGGATCCAATGCGCATCAACCTAGCGACGCCCCAGATCATTATTGGTTCGCAAAGTCTCCACGCCACCGGCTATGCCATGGGCGTTCAGTTGGATGGTGCCAATACCGCGGTACTTGCCTACTTTGGCGATGGCGCCACGAGTGAAGGCGACGTCAACGAGGCCATGGTCTTCGCAGCGAGCTACCAGGCTCCCGTGGTGTTCTTCTGCCAGAACAACCATTGGGCCATCTCCGAGCCCGTCCGCGTGCAGTCCCACGTCCAGTTGGCTGACAGGCCCACCGGCTTCGGCATCCCCAGTATGAGGGTTGATGGCAATGATGTGCTGGCTGTCATGGCTGCAACCCGTGTGGCGTTGGACCGGGCCCGCAAGGGTGGCGGACCTACGTTTATCGAGGCTGTGACATACCGCATGGGTCCGCACACTACCGCCGATGATCCCACCCGGTACCGTGACCCCATCGAATTGGAGGACTGGGCTGCCAAGGACCCCATTCTGAGGCTGCGCAAGCTGCTCGAAGCCAAGGGCTTGCTGACTGACGACGTGGAAGCCAGGGTGAAGTCCAAGGCCGATGCTGTGGCCGCGGAACTGCGATCCAGCTGTATTGATATGCCGGACCCTGAACCGCTGGACGTTTTCAACCACGTTTACAGCACCCCCAACCCTTGGATTGAACGCCAGAGGGACCACTATTCGCGCTACCTGAACAGCTTCAACCAGCCCGCCGAGGAAGGTGCACTCTGA
- a CDS encoding alpha-ketoacid dehydrogenase subunit beta, with protein sequence MSKLTFARAINAGLRKSLENDPKVVLMGEDIGSLGGVFRVTDGLQKDFGKHRVIDSPLAESGIIGTAVGLAYRGYRPVCEIQFDGFIYPAFDQIVSQVAKMHYRTQGRVKMPITIRVPFGGGIGSPEHHSESPEAYFTHTSGLRVVAVSNPQDAYTMIQQAIACDDPVLYFEPKRRYHDKGDVDETLDLSTALPLDKAAVVTAGSDVTLVAYGPLVKTAKDAAMAAADEGISVEVIDLRSLAPVDYPVVEASVRKTGRLVITHEAGQSGGLGAEIAASITERCFHYLESAPVRITGFDVPYPYSKLEMHHLPDLDRILDGVDRALGRRNSLSGLEG encoded by the coding sequence ATGTCCAAGCTCACTTTTGCCCGGGCCATCAACGCCGGTCTCCGGAAGTCCCTCGAAAACGACCCCAAAGTGGTCCTCATGGGAGAAGACATCGGCTCGCTCGGTGGCGTCTTCCGCGTCACGGACGGGCTGCAGAAAGATTTCGGGAAGCACCGGGTCATCGATTCCCCTCTGGCCGAGTCAGGCATTATCGGCACCGCGGTTGGCTTGGCCTACCGCGGCTACCGGCCGGTGTGCGAGATCCAGTTCGATGGCTTCATCTACCCGGCGTTCGACCAGATTGTCAGCCAGGTAGCCAAGATGCACTACCGCACGCAGGGACGGGTGAAGATGCCCATCACCATTCGTGTTCCTTTTGGTGGCGGAATCGGATCGCCGGAACACCACTCCGAATCACCCGAAGCGTATTTCACGCACACTTCCGGGTTGCGTGTGGTGGCGGTTTCCAACCCGCAGGATGCGTACACGATGATTCAGCAAGCCATTGCCTGCGATGATCCTGTGCTCTACTTCGAGCCTAAGCGCCGCTATCACGACAAGGGCGATGTGGACGAGACCCTTGACCTCTCCACTGCCCTTCCCCTGGATAAGGCTGCCGTGGTGACCGCCGGCTCGGATGTCACGCTGGTGGCCTACGGTCCCCTCGTGAAGACTGCCAAGGATGCTGCCATGGCTGCCGCCGACGAAGGCATCTCGGTGGAAGTCATCGATCTGCGCTCGCTGGCCCCCGTGGATTACCCGGTAGTGGAGGCCTCTGTCCGCAAGACCGGACGCTTGGTGATCACCCACGAGGCGGGGCAGTCCGGTGGCCTGGGCGCCGAGATCGCCGCCAGCATCACGGAGCGCTGCTTCCACTATCTGGAGTCCGCCCCGGTCCGCATCACCGGTTTCGATGTTCCGTACCCCTACTCGAAACTCGAGATGCACCACCTGCCGGATCTGGACAGGATTCTCGACGGCGTGGACCGCGCCCTGGGTCGGCGCAACTCGTTGAGTGGACTGGAAGGATGA
- a CDS encoding PHP domain-containing protein, producing the protein MDPLEALDEISFWLERSQAPTFKVQAFRKAADAARQLSPEDLKKLVGSGRITSLKGVGNRSAEVITQAMEGRVPDYLADLRERGTEALAAGGDTLRAALRGDLHSHSNWSDGGSPIEAMVAAARTLGREYLALTDHSPNLTIANGLSVERLEKQLDVVDGINASQDGFRLLKGIEVDILEDGTLDQTPDMLDRLDVVVASVHSKLRSDKKTMTTRMLGGISDPHTNVLGHCTGRLVQGSRGTRPESEFDAPKIFKECAEWGVAVEINSRPERQDPPDNLITMALDAGCLFSIDSDAHAPGQLDFLQYGAERAEAMGVPKERIVTTWPLEQLKEWLSLKK; encoded by the coding sequence ATGGATCCCCTTGAGGCGCTCGACGAAATCTCTTTCTGGCTCGAACGAAGCCAAGCCCCCACTTTCAAGGTCCAGGCGTTTCGGAAAGCAGCCGACGCCGCACGGCAGCTTTCGCCCGAGGACCTCAAGAAACTCGTGGGTTCCGGACGGATCACCAGTCTCAAAGGCGTAGGCAACCGCAGCGCCGAAGTCATCACCCAAGCCATGGAAGGCCGGGTTCCCGACTATCTGGCTGATTTACGCGAGCGCGGCACTGAAGCCCTGGCCGCCGGAGGTGACACGCTGCGGGCAGCACTACGCGGGGACCTTCACAGCCACAGCAACTGGTCCGACGGCGGCTCCCCCATCGAAGCCATGGTTGCCGCCGCACGCACCCTCGGCCGCGAGTATCTTGCCTTGACGGACCACTCCCCCAACCTCACCATCGCCAACGGCCTCAGCGTGGAACGGCTGGAGAAGCAATTGGATGTGGTGGACGGCATCAACGCCTCCCAGGATGGCTTCCGACTGCTCAAAGGAATTGAAGTGGACATCCTTGAAGACGGCACCCTGGACCAGACCCCGGACATGCTGGACCGTCTGGACGTGGTGGTGGCCAGCGTTCATTCAAAACTTCGATCAGACAAAAAGACCATGACCACACGAATGTTGGGTGGCATCAGTGATCCGCACACCAATGTGCTGGGGCATTGCACGGGCCGTCTGGTCCAAGGCTCACGGGGCACCCGGCCCGAATCCGAATTCGATGCCCCCAAAATCTTCAAGGAATGCGCGGAGTGGGGTGTCGCCGTCGAAATTAACTCCAGGCCCGAGCGCCAGGACCCACCGGACAACCTCATCACCATGGCCTTGGACGCCGGCTGCCTGTTCAGCATTGACAGCGACGCTCATGCACCCGGCCAGCTCGATTTCCTCCAGTACGGGGCCGAGCGGGCCGAAGCCATGGGTGTGCCCAAGGAACGGATCGTCACCACCTGGCCGCTGGAGCAATTGAAGGAATGGCTGAGCCTGAAAAAGTAG
- a CDS encoding NAD(P)-dependent oxidoreductase, whose amino-acid sequence MRIAVTGGSGKLGRSVVRRLTQDGHQVLNMDRAGIRGKGYVSVDLRNYGQVVDVILGLDDQHHGLDAIVHLAAIPAPGLAPDAAIFENNMVSTYNVFQAARRAGIKKVVYASSETVLGLPFDIAPPYIPVDEEYAARPESTYSLVKHLEEQMAIQLTRWDPELSITALRFSNVMDPEDYDAFPSFDSDANLRKWNLWGYIDARDGALAVVRALEHGEPGFETFIIAAADTVMSRSSADLAAEVFPGVEVLKELGEHETMLSIDKARRLLSFEPEHSWRTYHSNRTTPTED is encoded by the coding sequence ATGAGGATTGCTGTCACGGGCGGAAGCGGGAAACTGGGCAGAAGCGTGGTTCGGCGGCTCACGCAGGACGGCCACCAGGTGCTCAACATGGACCGAGCCGGCATCCGCGGGAAGGGCTACGTAAGCGTTGATCTGCGCAACTATGGGCAGGTCGTGGATGTCATCCTGGGCTTGGACGACCAGCACCATGGCTTGGACGCAATTGTTCACTTGGCCGCCATCCCCGCTCCGGGTCTCGCCCCCGACGCCGCGATTTTCGAGAACAACATGGTGTCCACGTACAACGTGTTTCAAGCGGCACGAAGGGCAGGCATCAAGAAGGTGGTCTATGCCTCCAGCGAGACAGTCCTGGGGCTCCCTTTCGACATCGCACCTCCCTACATTCCCGTGGATGAGGAGTACGCGGCCCGTCCGGAAAGCACCTACTCACTGGTCAAGCATCTTGAGGAGCAGATGGCCATCCAGCTCACACGATGGGATCCGGAACTGAGCATCACGGCGCTGCGCTTCTCCAACGTCATGGACCCCGAGGACTACGATGCCTTCCCGTCTTTCGACTCTGACGCAAACCTTCGGAAATGGAATCTGTGGGGCTACATTGATGCCCGCGACGGTGCCCTGGCTGTGGTCAGGGCCTTGGAACATGGTGAACCGGGCTTTGAAACTTTCATCATTGCCGCGGCCGATACTGTGATGAGCCGGAGCAGCGCTGATCTGGCTGCGGAAGTCTTTCCCGGCGTCGAGGTCCTCAAAGAACTGGGCGAGCACGAAACCATGCTGTCCATTGACAAGGCGCGCAGGCTGCTGAGTTTTGAACCGGAGCACAGCTGGCGCACGTACCACTCCAACCGGACGACCCCCACGGAAGACTGA
- a CDS encoding sodium/solute symporter (Members of the Solute:Sodium Symporter (SSS), TC 2.A.21 as described in tcdb.org, catalyze solute:Na+ symport. Known solutes for members of the family include sugars, amino acids, nucleosides, inositols, vitamins, urea or anions, depending on the system.) — protein sequence MNTMVPAAVNVEALKDTTLLNMGIFALFVAVTMVIVFRASRNNKTAADYYAAGRSFTGSQNGTAIAGDYLSAASFLGITGAIAINGYDGFLYSIGFLVAWLVALLLVAELLRNTGKFTMADVLSFRLRQRPVRIAAALSTLAVCFFYLLAQMAGAGSLISLLLGISDWGGQALVIMVVGALMIMYVLIGGMKGTTWVQIIKAILLIAGAAVMTAMVLAIYGFNLSSLLGSAAEAANNPAILNPGLQYGKTETSKLDFMSLGLALVLGTAALPHVLMRFYTVPTAKEARKSVVWAIWLIGLFYLFTLVLGYGAAALVGAETIKSAPGGVNSAAPLLAFHLGGPLLLGFISAVAFATILAVVAGLTITAAASFAHDIYANVIAKGKADAVTEVKVARRTVVVIGVLAILGGIFANGQNVAFLVALAFAVAASANLPTIVYSLFWRKFTTQGAVWSMYGGLAAAILLITFSPVVSGAKTSMIPGANFALFPLSNPGIVSIPLAFFLGWLGTVLDKRREDPAKQAEMEVRSLTGIGAEKAVDH from the coding sequence ATGAACACCATGGTCCCGGCGGCAGTGAACGTCGAAGCCCTCAAAGACACCACCCTGTTGAATATGGGCATTTTCGCCCTGTTCGTGGCGGTCACCATGGTGATCGTCTTCCGAGCCAGCCGGAACAATAAAACCGCGGCGGACTACTACGCTGCCGGGCGCTCATTCACCGGCTCCCAAAACGGCACGGCAATTGCCGGCGACTACCTCTCCGCCGCCTCGTTCCTAGGTATCACCGGCGCCATTGCCATCAACGGCTACGACGGTTTCCTTTACTCCATAGGCTTTCTGGTTGCTTGGCTCGTCGCGCTGCTGCTGGTGGCTGAACTGCTCCGCAACACCGGCAAGTTCACCATGGCCGATGTGCTGTCCTTCCGGCTCCGCCAGCGCCCTGTGCGCATTGCGGCAGCACTGTCCACGCTGGCGGTCTGCTTCTTCTACCTCCTCGCCCAAATGGCGGGCGCGGGCAGCCTGATTTCGCTCCTGTTGGGCATTAGCGACTGGGGCGGACAAGCCCTGGTGATCATGGTCGTCGGCGCCCTGATGATCATGTACGTTCTGATTGGCGGCATGAAGGGCACCACCTGGGTACAAATCATCAAGGCAATCCTGCTGATCGCCGGTGCCGCAGTCATGACGGCCATGGTGCTCGCCATCTACGGCTTCAACCTGTCCAGCCTGCTTGGCTCTGCAGCCGAGGCCGCCAACAACCCGGCCATCCTGAACCCGGGACTGCAGTACGGCAAGACCGAAACGTCCAAGCTCGACTTCATGTCACTTGGCCTCGCCCTGGTCCTGGGAACGGCGGCGCTCCCGCACGTGCTGATGCGCTTCTACACCGTCCCCACCGCCAAGGAAGCCCGCAAGTCCGTGGTCTGGGCCATTTGGCTGATCGGCCTCTTCTACTTGTTCACCCTGGTACTGGGCTACGGTGCCGCAGCCCTGGTAGGTGCAGAAACCATCAAGTCTGCACCCGGCGGCGTCAACTCCGCAGCGCCCCTGCTGGCCTTCCACTTGGGTGGCCCGCTGCTCCTGGGCTTCATTTCCGCAGTCGCCTTCGCCACCATCCTGGCGGTGGTGGCCGGCCTGACTATCACTGCGGCGGCATCCTTCGCACACGACATCTACGCAAATGTCATTGCCAAGGGCAAAGCCGACGCGGTTACTGAGGTCAAGGTAGCCCGACGCACCGTGGTGGTGATTGGAGTACTGGCCATCTTGGGAGGAATCTTCGCCAACGGTCAGAATGTGGCTTTCCTGGTGGCCCTGGCCTTCGCGGTAGCAGCATCGGCCAACCTGCCCACCATTGTCTACTCCCTGTTCTGGAGGAAGTTCACCACCCAGGGCGCGGTGTGGAGCATGTACGGCGGCCTTGCTGCTGCCATCTTGCTGATCACGTTCTCACCTGTGGTTTCCGGTGCCAAGACCTCCATGATCCCGGGAGCGAACTTCGCCCTCTTCCCGTTGAGCAACCCAGGCATTGTGTCCATCCCGCTGGCCTTCTTCCTCGGCTGGCTCGGAACGGTCCTGGACAAGCGGCGCGAAGATCCCGCCAAGCAGGCGGAGATGGAAGTGCGCTCACTGACCGGCATTGGAGCTGAGAAGGCGGTAGACCACTAG
- a CDS encoding DUF4383 domain-containing protein translates to MRTSPNRLIATIFGAVYLLVGVLGFFVTSGIGFFATEGANLIIFAVNPLHNIIHLAIGAALLYAGMNSVTLSKGVNTAVGGVYLLVGILGLFLVGSSLNIIALNGADNVLHLASAVVLLGVALSQDKAAVASARA, encoded by the coding sequence ATGCGTACTTCGCCCAATCGCCTGATCGCCACCATCTTCGGAGCCGTCTACCTTTTGGTAGGCGTCCTCGGATTCTTTGTCACCTCGGGAATCGGCTTCTTTGCCACCGAGGGCGCCAACTTGATCATCTTCGCCGTCAACCCGCTTCACAACATCATCCACCTGGCCATTGGCGCCGCACTGCTCTACGCCGGAATGAACAGCGTCACGCTGTCCAAGGGCGTCAATACTGCCGTGGGTGGCGTCTACCTCCTGGTGGGCATCCTTGGACTCTTCCTGGTGGGTTCCTCGCTGAACATCATCGCTCTCAACGGTGCGGACAACGTCCTTCACCTTGCCAGCGCCGTAGTCCTGTTGGGCGTTGCCCTGTCACAGGACAAGGCCGCCGTAGCGTCCGCCCGCGCTTGA
- a CDS encoding dihydrolipoamide acetyltransferase family protein produces MTATMIKEFRLPDLGEGLTESEILSWKVAVGDTVTLNQVIAEVETAKAVVELPSPFAGVVAELHEQPGTVVEVGKPIVSFEVDDAGSSSGRSLPDSGDRSAGAGSAGAPSAGVSVAVETSANGSAATAGVEAVGTPAKREPNLVGYGAVVEHSGRPARRARGHVLAAHSAPPAAPAPIEPAVARLAEGDTSERPRSTPPVRKLARDLGIDLKLVPGTGMGGLITREDVQNFSGATAAAAPAEGRVSEAGAERETRTPIKGVRKFTAAAMVQSAFTAPHVTEFLTVDVTATMELLARLKGNKAFEGYKLTPLTLAAKAVLVALRNNPSLNSRWDDASQEIVQFNYVNLGIAAATPRGLTVPNIKDADRLTLRELSTALTELTDTARAGKTSPSELSGGTISITNIGVFGIDAGTPILNPGEAAIVALGAVRKAPWVVNDQLAVRQVMSLSLSFDHRLVDGEQGSRFLADLGAILADPAMVMTMI; encoded by the coding sequence ATGACCGCCACCATGATCAAGGAATTCAGGCTGCCGGACCTTGGCGAGGGCCTGACCGAATCGGAAATCCTGAGCTGGAAGGTAGCGGTGGGGGACACCGTCACACTGAACCAGGTCATCGCCGAAGTTGAAACCGCCAAGGCAGTTGTGGAGTTACCCTCTCCGTTCGCGGGAGTGGTAGCAGAACTTCATGAGCAGCCCGGCACGGTGGTGGAAGTTGGCAAGCCCATCGTGTCGTTCGAGGTTGACGACGCCGGGTCCTCCAGCGGGCGTAGCTTGCCGGACAGCGGTGACCGGTCTGCTGGTGCTGGATCTGCTGGCGCTCCATCCGCTGGAGTCAGCGTCGCCGTCGAAACATCTGCCAATGGTTCGGCGGCAACCGCCGGCGTTGAAGCAGTGGGGACCCCGGCGAAACGTGAGCCGAACCTGGTGGGGTACGGCGCCGTCGTCGAGCACAGCGGCCGCCCGGCCCGCCGTGCCCGCGGTCACGTTCTGGCCGCGCATTCCGCACCGCCCGCGGCTCCGGCGCCAATCGAGCCTGCGGTGGCTCGTCTGGCAGAGGGGGACACCTCCGAACGTCCGCGGTCAACCCCGCCGGTGAGAAAACTGGCGCGCGATCTTGGCATTGATCTGAAACTCGTCCCCGGAACCGGCATGGGCGGGCTCATTACCCGCGAGGATGTTCAGAACTTCTCCGGTGCAACGGCAGCCGCAGCCCCGGCCGAGGGCCGGGTTTCTGAAGCAGGGGCTGAGCGCGAAACCCGCACTCCCATAAAGGGAGTCCGGAAGTTCACGGCCGCGGCCATGGTGCAGAGTGCTTTCACTGCGCCGCACGTTACCGAGTTCCTCACGGTGGACGTCACGGCCACCATGGAGTTGCTGGCAAGGTTGAAGGGCAACAAGGCGTTCGAAGGCTACAAGCTCACTCCGCTGACCCTTGCGGCCAAGGCGGTCCTGGTGGCGCTGCGGAACAACCCGTCGCTGAACTCGCGGTGGGATGACGCCAGCCAGGAAATTGTCCAGTTCAACTACGTCAACCTGGGCATAGCGGCCGCCACGCCCCGAGGCCTGACGGTCCCGAACATCAAGGATGCGGACCGGCTTACCCTTCGTGAGCTTTCCACGGCGCTGACTGAACTGACGGATACCGCGCGTGCAGGCAAGACGTCGCCGTCGGAGCTGTCCGGCGGCACCATCTCCATCACCAACATCGGCGTGTTCGGAATCGACGCCGGCACCCCCATCCTGAACCCGGGAGAGGCTGCCATTGTGGCGTTGGGTGCTGTGCGGAAGGCGCCGTGGGTGGTGAATGACCAACTCGCTGTCCGGCAGGTCATGTCACTTAGCCTGTCCTTCGACCACCGCCTGGTGGACGGGGAACAGGGATCGCGATTCCTTGCCGACCTCGGGGCGATCCTTGCCGACCCCGCAATGGTGATGACCATGATCTAG
- a CDS encoding Lrp/AsnC family transcriptional regulator, with the protein MQPLDGTDTRLLSAMAKDPRGTVVALAQKLGLSRNTVQARMAQLEKKHAFLSFERRINPAALGYPLTAFITVHVQQQKLASLSEDLADIPEILEGFGLTGSADLLLRVVALDAEDLYRINGKILGCDGVERTDTALAMREMIPYRVQPLLGRRSGE; encoded by the coding sequence ATGCAACCCTTGGATGGCACTGATACCCGTCTCCTTTCGGCCATGGCCAAGGATCCCCGAGGTACTGTAGTGGCCTTGGCGCAGAAGCTGGGCCTGTCCAGGAACACTGTCCAAGCCCGGATGGCACAACTGGAGAAGAAACACGCCTTTCTCTCCTTCGAGCGGCGCATCAATCCCGCGGCCCTGGGGTACCCGCTCACCGCCTTCATTACTGTCCATGTGCAACAACAAAAACTGGCCTCGCTCTCCGAAGACCTCGCAGACATCCCTGAAATCCTTGAAGGCTTCGGCCTGACCGGCTCCGCGGACTTGCTATTGCGCGTGGTTGCCCTGGACGCGGAGGACCTCTACCGCATCAACGGAAAGATCCTCGGCTGTGATGGGGTGGAACGGACAGACACGGCGCTGGCTATGCGGGAGATGATCCCGTACCGGGTGCAACCGCTGCTGGGGAGACGCTCCGGCGAATGA
- a CDS encoding HNH endonuclease signature motif containing protein: protein MENLAQSTASWAESSPAVAALAAVRSQRSGRTPHLIKAGRTDSTAHITVIEHFHGVGMANDTGRLYGDRLHKDAGRLHGTAPDKAPGGLNSPQHLSGEANFARISKSTAAPTTRAQVDNTALTLDPRRKAWAHSSLDSDRPIQRQHGQIPEPTAVSGSDFSTLLDEGAALLDSARLSAADEVRLLGFVEAADFAGRVEEISRSVEYLQVVAAQAVERTRKQALQARPGASAAAPEWRTGWTEHVPDSKVTAPASVVDDGYRNTAEFLRARLRIGIAEARRRLALATDALSHTGMTGQDVPARREALADALASGELPSRSASIISAALDKVRHLADEEMLTRMEHALTTTAIETDPDFVTKMARRWTDLIDHDGPEPTEEILRQHQGAFLRRRRRYGLHHIEIFATGEQYETLTTTMNTATNPRLTTAPPDTAPASSPITGAGHGRTNETSHGHGPHASPMHASTPQASPVHASPTHASAVFSPASTDSAGKDTADGPDLDRRSRAQKLLNGLVGACSVAMSTGKLPSNGGLRPQLTVTIDHRDLFTQLTGPGHAAQNRTTRQADQSSGSATAPNQPNTPNQPGTGASRYRLSTGTATFLGPIHPTTIRKIACDADIIPVLLGSDSRILDIGRTTRIFPPHIRKAITARDQGCTFPDCTMPAPWCEAHHTTYWSHGGTTGTDNGTLLCSHHHHIIHKEQWRIDMTTGAPWFIPPPHIDPHQKPRRNHHHTPQRT from the coding sequence ATGGAGAACTTGGCGCAGTCGACGGCATCATGGGCGGAATCGTCCCCTGCTGTTGCTGCCCTGGCCGCGGTGCGGTCACAGCGCAGTGGGAGGACGCCGCACTTGATCAAGGCCGGGCGTACCGATTCGACGGCGCACATCACGGTGATCGAACATTTCCACGGCGTTGGAATGGCCAACGATACTGGTCGGCTGTACGGCGACAGACTGCACAAGGACGCTGGGCGACTCCACGGAACTGCGCCGGACAAGGCTCCCGGCGGGCTCAACAGCCCACAGCATCTCAGCGGCGAGGCTAACTTTGCCCGGATTTCGAAGTCCACCGCCGCCCCCACCACACGTGCACAGGTCGACAACACGGCCTTGACGCTCGACCCACGGCGGAAGGCCTGGGCCCACTCCAGCCTGGACTCTGATCGGCCGATTCAACGCCAGCACGGGCAGATTCCTGAACCCACTGCCGTTTCGGGATCGGACTTCTCTACGCTCCTTGACGAGGGCGCTGCGCTTCTTGACTCCGCACGCTTGTCCGCGGCAGATGAGGTGCGGTTGTTGGGATTCGTTGAGGCGGCTGATTTCGCGGGCAGGGTCGAGGAGATCTCGCGGTCGGTGGAGTATTTGCAGGTGGTCGCTGCTCAGGCGGTGGAACGGACCCGAAAGCAAGCACTGCAAGCTCGGCCGGGGGCGTCAGCGGCAGCGCCGGAATGGCGGACCGGCTGGACCGAACACGTCCCGGATTCGAAGGTCACAGCTCCTGCCAGCGTCGTGGATGATGGGTACCGGAACACGGCGGAGTTCCTTCGGGCCCGGTTGCGGATCGGTATCGCTGAAGCCCGGCGCAGGCTCGCCCTCGCTACCGATGCCCTCTCCCACACCGGGATGACCGGGCAGGACGTCCCGGCCCGCCGCGAAGCCCTCGCCGACGCCCTCGCCTCCGGAGAGCTGCCCTCACGCTCGGCGTCGATCATCAGCGCCGCCCTGGACAAAGTCCGGCACCTCGCCGATGAAGAAATGCTCACCCGGATGGAGCACGCCCTCACCACCACCGCCATCGAAACCGACCCGGACTTCGTCACCAAGATGGCCCGACGCTGGACCGACCTGATAGACCACGACGGCCCCGAACCCACCGAAGAAATCCTCCGCCAACACCAAGGCGCGTTCCTACGCCGCCGACGCCGCTACGGACTCCACCACATCGAAATCTTCGCCACCGGCGAACAATACGAAACCCTCACCACCACCATGAACACCGCCACCAACCCACGCCTCACCACCGCACCACCCGACACAGCACCCGCCAGCTCCCCCATTACCGGTGCCGGTCACGGACGAACCAACGAAACCTCGCACGGTCACGGACCACACGCATCACCCATGCACGCATCAACACCGCAGGCATCACCCGTGCACGCATCACCAACGCACGCATCAGCAGTCTTCAGCCCGGCTTCCACAGACTCAGCTGGTAAGGACACCGCTGACGGCCCGGACCTGGACCGGCGTTCGAGGGCCCAGAAACTCCTCAACGGCCTCGTCGGTGCCTGCAGCGTCGCGATGAGCACCGGCAAGCTGCCCTCCAACGGCGGACTCCGACCCCAACTCACCGTCACCATCGACCACCGCGACCTCTTCACCCAGCTCACCGGGCCCGGCCACGCAGCCCAAAATAGAACAACCCGCCAAGCCGACCAATCCAGCGGCTCCGCCACGGCCCCGAACCAGCCAAACACGCCCAACCAACCCGGCACCGGCGCTTCGCGGTACCGGCTCAGCACAGGGACAGCGACGTTCCTGGGCCCGATCCACCCCACCACCATCCGCAAAATCGCCTGCGACGCCGACATCATCCCCGTCCTACTCGGCAGCGACTCCCGAATCCTGGACATCGGCCGCACCACCCGGATCTTCCCACCCCACATCCGCAAAGCCATCACCGCCCGCGACCAAGGCTGCACCTTCCCCGACTGCACCATGCCCGCACCCTGGTGCGAAGCCCACCACACCACCTACTGGTCCCACGGCGGCACCACAGGCACAGACAACGGCACCCTGCTCTGCAGTCACCACCACCACATCATCCACAAAGAACAATGGCGCATCGACATGACAACCGGCGCCCCCTGGTTCATCCCCCCACCCCACATCGACCCCCACCAAAAACCCCGACGCAACCACCACCACACACCCCAACGAACATAA